The window catgttggttactcattactatgtcaattaattccataatgatgtaaatttttgctgatggtatgatggagctttcaattgactgggttaatactctgctagctctgtcttcagaccagagagggtatacctaagaagacgttgaacttgactggacaataagatgctggactctatgtttggtgtatgcttgcaatgggggaatctcaactgaacttgagctgtggttatgcaacaaggtggaggaatccaccatggtgggagggtttggggaggggtgggagaacccaagtatctatgtaactgtgtcacataatacaatgtaattaatgaagttaaataataaaaaaaaaaaaacaagtggaacagccaggattagaaccgatgcccatataaAATGCTGGAACTGCAAGCaaaagattaacctgttgagttACCACACTGGccacctacttttttttttaagaaagttctCTGATGGTTATTTGTCCACCAATCTTTGTGTAGATGTTGGCTTTCAGTTGGAGTCACTACTTCAGAGTGGAGTTGTGGGCCCGTATGTTGAATGTCTGCTCATCATTTCTTTGAAGCATATTAATAGCGATTTACTTTGGAAGGCTTTCTGAAAGTAAACCCCATGAAAACGAGGCACAAGAGCATTCAAGAAAAGGGAagattatggagagaagagatagaaattcAGTAAGAGGGAGAGGGGCTGGAGTTGTAGCCTGGAAGTTTATACTGATGCTGGATCATCCTAACCCATATCAGAGGGCCTCAAGTACGAACTACTCAGTGCTTCCACTCCAGTTTctttactgactcctggctttgacatggtccagtcaaaaaaaaaaggaaatttgcaTGCTTGAGTACAGCCAATCTTCCCCctcaacagacacacacaaattagaaactCTGGTGTTTCACCCGGCAATCCTGTGTTTTGATCagctttccaggtgattctgatggAAACTATGATATGAGATACACTATTCTGTTTAATTGATGGCTCATGCTTAACCTTAGAGTCTAACCTGCAGCCTCCCAAGCAATCACCAGTTTCCTAGTCCTTGCCCTAACTCCTACAAGGCAAGGAAACTTCTCATTATCTGTGCATTACCAACTccttgaagatttaaaaaaaaaaattttctcaccTGATTAAATGAATTGGGTTTAACCAGAAAACTCAACTTCAGAAATTTAGTAATCTAGttgtttagtgcccttttcaaTTCAAAAGCTAAATTAGGAGTGTGTTGCAGCTGCTGAAGCTGTAACcaaatagtttttgaaaaattttagacGATGATATTAGCCAacttcacagtaaaaaaaaaaaaaaaaaaaaaaaaaaaacattgttttgtaTAGGCTAAGTGTCTTACAACTTTAGTTAGGAACGATTAACTAGACATGATTATGTTTTCAAGTAAATTATAAACATGTGAAACAGGTAGATATGAAATAAGGCACATTTAAATGATCTATCATGAATTGCTGATTAGCCTGGAAATCTCCTGTTCTTGGGTTAGTAGAACATATAGAAAACCTAAATCTAAGATGCCAAATGAGCAAATATGGCTCACTGTCAGGAACAGAGTGTTATTCAGCTCTTGTCGCTGAGTTAACCTTTCATAACCCAGGGAGAATCCATGTTTCATTTCAGCCATGACACTAAGTACTTGAGAGATGAGATGGTTTCCTTTTCTGGACCTGATTTCTGTTGCTGAAAACTGAGAATGTTTGATTTGTCTGTAAAATCACCTCGATGCCTTATATTCTGGGATTTTAGAATTCTAGAGATCCAAAGCCCGCTGTGCCCTGACACGAGTCTCTCATGATCTTTCTTTaccagaagggagagggagaaggaaaaacaggctggtggctgtggctgctgcctgctgAAACAATGACAGATCTTAGGAATTCAGATAATTTCGTAACTCACATGCCAGCATCTGTGTCTTACAAAACACTGCTCTGTAGAGATCAATTGTGAGAATTGAGAGCTACCTACTGTTCACTCTTTGCTAAATGAAATGCTGGAATCCCAGGGGTTTTTAATCACTGATTTGGTGAGAACAAGATATGACCAAAATGGGTAGACATGATCTAAAATAACCAGCCCTATACATGAAATTATTTAAGTGATTATAATTAAAATCTTAGACACCTAGATTTATGTAAACATCCCCTACCCTGCTCCCATCAAATACATCAATTTAGTTAAGTAGCTCAAGCTATGGAAATAATTTCATGGTGGGTGGAGGATAGGTATAGTTTGGGGGCTTCAAATTAGCCAAGTAATTGATGCAATTTGTCCACTTCTACTTTCTCTGTACCACTGATTACAGCCACTCTGTTAGTACAAACAGCAGCCTTTGTCTTGCCCCATATGTTGTCTTACCAAGACAAATTTCTTGCATGGTTATAAATACCTTACTGCATAAGATTTTCCTGAGATGAGAAGTTTTTGATTGCATTTGATTACTTTACAGAATAGTTCTTAGCAAGTTTTATTATGAACTCTCTTCAAACTGGTCACCTATCACTCCTAAACAACCTGCCACATATCACCCCATGCGTAACCTATTGCACCTGAACAAATACATTTCATACTTACATCTTCTGTTAAAAAGAGGCTTTTCTTAATGATGTTGATTCCCTTAATTTTTTACTTCCTTAAGTTGGTATAAATGCCGTCTATGTGCTGATCATCTTCGGAGCAACTTGTGAATTTCCTTATCTGGAAGTAATGATTTTTGTTCTTACTAGTCCTTTTGTGCTAGGAACTTGAGCAGTGCTCCATATTACCTTGTTTTGGAACAAAGTAGGTCATTTTAGCCTTTTCTAGACAGGAAAACTGACCATCTCTTTAAAACTGCCATTAAagcgggcccagcagcgtggcctagtggctaaaatcctcgccttgagcgccctggaatcccatatgggcaccggttctaatcccggcagccccacctcccatccagctccctgcttgtggcctgggaaagcagtcaaggacggcccaaagctttgggaccctgcacccgcgtgggagacccggaagaggttccctggtgcagtaccagccattgcgctcacttggggagtgaatcatcggctggaagatcttcctctctgtgtctcctctctgtaatatctgactttgtaataaaaataaataaatctttaaaagaaatgccaTTAAAGCAGATAGGTACACAGAAAATTGTTCCTATTAGGGCATTTAAAATCAAAGCAACTCATGGTGTGCTtggattttttctttctaaatgattGCTTTGATCTTGTACTGCAGAGCTTCAGTAATAGGCAACTTTAGGAATAAGCATGTCTGACATTGTGGTGTCATCCTCAGGTCACCTGAATGCTGACTCCTGAGAGGTGGTATCTGTCCTGTTACCCGAGTGAATGATTTGTTACTTCGGTTTCTCTGTGATAATACATATTGAGAAATGGGTTCAAGTTTGCCTTGTGGGGGTCACCAACCCTTAATTATCATGTAAAAGATAATGTATTAGATTACCACGTGATTGCAGAGGAGCCAATGAGGtgttttggagggaaaaaaaaattgacaagacTTACATGGACCGTTATGGACAGAAATGAAGACAGGGTGATTCTGATGAATGGTAGGGTGATTTAATACTATGTACTCATTCAAAAGAGTCCCCAGGGGGTGAAAATGAGCAAATGCAGAGCATTttccagcccctccctcccctgtGTCACAGAAGCGCCAATAAAACTCCTCCACCTCCCACTCTTCAGTACCAGATCCGTAAGCGTTTAGCCAAGCATGCTGGGAGACACAGAACCACTGAGGGAAAGGAGTATCCGGATGTCTTGGATTTTCTTtccattctgttctgttctggTCTCCTGATACTACCTCATTACTAGATGTAGGCAATAGATGTGACATCTGAACTGAGCAGAAGAAATATTACAGGCACACtctcaggaggcagcagaaatGCCTCAGAGGCAGCCTCAGCCACCTAATCAGACTTTAATTTCAATCACAAATGACACAGAATCCTCAAGCTCTGTCATTTCTAACGACACCACAAATAAAGGACAGACCGGAGACAACTCTCCAGGAATAGAAGCATTGTGTGTCATCTATATCACTTATGCTGTGATCATTTCAGTGGGCATCCTTGGAAATGCTATCCTCATCAAAGTCTTTTTCAAGACCAAGTCCATGCAAACAGTTCCAAATATTTTCATCACCAGCCTGGCTTTCGGAGATCTTTTACTCCTGCTAACttgtgtgccagtggatgctacccACTACATTGCAGAGGGATGGCTGTTCGGAAGAATTGGGTGTAAGGTGCTCTCTTTCATCCGGCTCACTTCTGTTGGTGTGTCGGTGTTCACGTTAACGATTCTCAGCGCTGACAGGTGGGTTTCTTTTATCTGTTATGTTTGCCGGGATGTGACATTTGGCAAAGAAAGGAAAGCTTGTGCTTAACATTTACAGGCTACTATTCTGCTTTTCTCGCGCTCTCTAACCTAGATGTAAGACTGGAAAATCTGGtagcattttaaataaacttgGTGTAGGTATGTTAAAATTCCTGCATTAGCATCTGAGGAAAGGATGCAATTATATGCTTTAGGGATCATTTATTCTCTTTGAAGTGTGATTGCTTGCTTTAGAGAATGCCGAACGgtgtttttattttcctccaGTTTATTAAGTAAGAGCAGATTGTTGCAGGTGTAAAAGAAGTCATGCTTTATACATTAGTGCAGCCTAGTGGTACAATATAGTCAATGTGAAAACATTAATATAGGTGTGAAATTCAGCACATTTATATTGCATTTACTAGGAGGATGTTAAAAAGGTACATGCATGTAATTGATTTGGAATTAATCAAATTAGCTAATGGTAGAAAACTGATGagttttccagctccctggtgactgAATGTAGTGCGATCGCTTAATTCTGTGTATTTTCTCTATAGACATTCAATGACATTGTTtccagggaaagaaagaaatcctgatTGACTTTTAGAGCTCTCTGGGCAGTGATCGAGACCCTCTGTCTCACCGTCCAGGTGGTCAGATTTCAGTATCAGAATATTTTCAGTCTAAGTATCATGTTTTTCTGTGTTCCTTTTGTAAAACGATcactgtgaaagaaaaaaaaaatgaggctccAAAATGTTAAAAGAGATGCTTTAAAAAGCCTTCCAGAAGCCTGTAAGTAATCAATGCTCAGTAGCGCCAGGAGACACAGCTGCTTCTGAGAGGAGAAAATGCTTCTCCCCGtgtctttttttggttttttgctttaAATGGTCATATATGCTATTTGAGAGTagactggcagaaagctggagattTTCAGATAGATTGGTCTGAATGAGAAGGTATCTTTGCTCCGGTACAGGGCTTCCGATTTCACCCTTAACTTGCCTAAATTTGCCCACTGATCCATCCGCTTAGGCAACAAATGAGCACTTATGAATAGGAAGGAATTAACTCTTCTTTACTTCGTAAATGCGTGGAATTCCTTTCTAGGAAGGTTGAAGACTGCTCACTCAGGGGGAAAGAATTAATTCGGTTTAACATCAGTCACACACAAATGAAGTCTTTTAGAGCACAGAAATAACACACAGGTGGTGAATTACTCTCAGTCATGCACAAAACCAtgccagcaaatatttatttttcctaaataGGGGACCTATACAAAGATTTATAAATTGGTAATCCAGAGAACATCATAGGAGTGACTAAAGGAAAAGCTGATTAACATTAATAAAATCCTGGGATGTGCCTTCGAAATCATAACCAATGCTAGTTAGTGGGTTGATGTTGCCTTGGCTGTACATATATGGATAAAAGATAGAGCTGATGACCGCTGAGATGACTTCTACCCTCAAGATTCTGTAATGTTATGTATTTTAACCTTTGCTTCTGATTATGTATTTCTAGATATAAGGCGGTTGTGAAGCCACTTGAGCGACAGCCCTCCAATGCCATCCTGAAAACGTGTGCCAAAGCTGGCTGCATCTGGGTCGTGTCCATGATATTTGCTCTCCCGGAGGCTATCTTTTCAAATGTGTATACTTTACAAGATCCCAACAAAAATGTGACATTCGAATCATGTACCTCTTATCCTGTTTCTGAAAGACTCCTGCAAGAAATACATTCTCTGTTGTACTTCTTAGTGTTCTATATTATTCCACTGTCTATCATCTCTGTCTATTATTCTCTGATTGCTAGGACCCTTTACAAAAGCACCTTGAACATCCCTACTGAGGAACAAAGGCATGCCCGGAAGCAGGTATGTATTAATCAGGACTCACACAACTGTAATTTGAATTTAGAACTGACATCCCTACTTTTACACAGGAGCAACTGTTCATCTGCCTATGTATGAACACAACAACAATGTAGTATTTTTGTTGTGGCATTAGccctggttttaatcccagctgtaTCACTTATTTGCTGAACAATCTTGAGCAAGTTCTTTAACTTGTCTGAACTCCAagttcctcatttgtaaaaataCAGGCAGGGACCTGATACTATAGGTGAGATTCTTGACATAGCTAGTTGTACAGAGCAAGCCTTCAAGAAATGGTGAGACAGCTATTTTGAGGGAGGGAACAGCTGAAGTTGGGAAGCAGTCAGAGCTATGTGCCCTGTGGACTAGTGAGGAACATTGCTCGGGCTGAGACTGCAAAGCACAGCAGCTTTGGTTTCAGAAAATGTAATAGTAAAAATGGAGTAGAATCGAAATAGGATAAAAATTAGAACAGAAAGATAGAACTGGCAAGAACTCAAAAGATTGGGGCCTAGCGCAACagtgcagtggctaaagtcctcgccttgcacatgcagggatcccatatggtcactggttctaatcctggcagccctgcttcccatccagctccctgcttgtggcctgggaaagcagtagaggacggcccaaagccttgggaccctgcacccatgtgggagacccagaagagctcctggctcttggcttcggattggctcagctccagccgttgcagtcacttggggaatgaaccattggacggaagatcttcctctctgtctctcctcctctctatatatccgcctttccaataaatataaattaaaaaatctttttaaaaaaagagtatctaAGCCACTTGCACAGAGATAAGCAAAGAGAggccagtgggggagggggactgtGGGAGAGGGAATGCAATGCCAGTGCAAAGAGGACATGGTGACTCACAGCAGCTTGATTAAGACCTCTCAAAAGAGCCAGGTGCACTCTCCTTCCAGAAATGTGGACAGAGCAAAAGGGATACTGCTAGCAGGATtctatctgattttttaaaaaggatttctgTCCTCTGGGGGAAGAAGGGGGGTATGGTTCCTTTGACCTTGCAAGCAATACCCAGAGAGCTGTGCTGCCTTTTTGGTGCTAGTCCATTCCAGCGACTCAAGTAGGCTCAGGAGGCTGCAGTGGCATAGTGAATGCCCAAGTGAGCTGGTGATCTTCGCTCCACCTGTGGCCACAGGCTATGTCTATTTAACCTGGTTTTTCTTCTGCATAGATGTAGGTAGCATTATTTTTACATAAGGACACCACACACACTATTTTTATTCCTTTGACTGTACAGTTAGAATTACCATAGATTAACGTCATGACACCAATTTGACAACTTTCAAAAACTCCACAAAAATATTCTCTTTGTCAGCTTCTGCTGATGCAGTGTAGTTTTGTATAGTGTCTTTTGCTGCCTTTAATCCAATTAACTTCCAGAATTCCCGAACAGTCCTTGAGTTAACTATAGTCATCCTACGGTATTTCAAAATCAG is drawn from Ochotona princeps isolate mOchPri1 chromosome X, mOchPri1.hap1, whole genome shotgun sequence and contains these coding sequences:
- the BRS3 gene encoding bombesin receptor subtype-3, which gives rise to MPQRQPQPPNQTLISITNDTESSSSVISNDTTNKGQTGDNSPGIEALCVIYITYAVIISVGILGNAILIKVFFKTKSMQTVPNIFITSLAFGDLLLLLTCVPVDATHYIAEGWLFGRIGCKVLSFIRLTSVGVSVFTLTILSADRYKAVVKPLERQPSNAILKTCAKAGCIWVVSMIFALPEAIFSNVYTLQDPNKNVTFESCTSYPVSERLLQEIHSLLYFLVFYIIPLSIISVYYSLIARTLYKSTLNIPTEEQRHARKQIESRKRIARTVLVLVALFALCWLPNHVLYLYHSFSYENSAGVHFIVTLCARILAFSNSCVNPFALYWLSKTFQQHFKAQLFCCRAEVLEPTTADTPLNNLAVMGRVPATGSTQMSEISLTLFSECGVKEEDRV